A single genomic interval of Cucumis sativus cultivar 9930 chromosome 5, Cucumber_9930_V3, whole genome shotgun sequence harbors:
- the LOC101212476 gene encoding nuclear pore complex protein NUP155 isoform X1: MALDEDVVLRDVTNAGVVITDRIAREVATQLDLEESLEASRYATDPYTTHPREWPPLVEVVDTWELPPVLIERYNAAGGEGTALCGIFPEIRRAWASVDNSLFLWRFDKRDGQCPEFNVEEQAICAVGLTKSKPGVFVEAIQYLLILATPAELILVGVCSSGGADGMDPYAEVSLQPLPEYTIASDGVTMTCITCTDKGRIFLAGRDGNIYELHYTSGSGWQKRCRKICLTSGLGGVISRWVVPNVFKFGAVDPIVEMIYDSERCILYTRTEEMKVQVFVLGSNGDGPLKKVAEERNLINQRNGSYGSRQTKGPRAMSRSPMPSIVCISLLSTLESKSLHLLAVLSDGRRMYLTTSPSNGNMGAYNSSLQTPSCLKVVATRPSPPLGVGGGLTFGANSISGRPQNEELLPKVETAFYSAGTLVLSDSSPPTISSLLLVSKDPVAQSSMSGTSALNARTSFALREIVYSLPVEGRMLFVADVLPLPDAASTMQSLYSQIEFGVSDLPDEHSEKAVGKLWARGDLSTQHILPRRRLVVFSTMGMMDIAFNRPVDILRRLFESNSPRSILEDFFKRFGAGEAAAMCLMLASRIVHCESLITNVIADKAGEAFEDPRIVGMPQLGGNTAVSDTRTAAGGFSMGQVAEEAVPVFSGAHEGLCLCSSRLLFPLWELPVVALKGISDSTTTSHNGLVVCRLSAGAMQILENKLRALEKFLRSRRNQRRGLYGCVAGLGDVTGSILYGSGSDLVSSDRNMVKSIFGAYTRNMESAGTGTSNKRQRLPYSPAELAAMEVRAMECIRQLLLRSAEALFLLQLLSQHHLTRLVQGLDDSFRQAIAQLTFNQLVCSSEGDNLATRLISALMQYYTGPDGRGTVDDISGRLREGCPSYFKESDYKFFLAVECLERAAVALDPMEKENLAREAFNCLSKIPESADLRTVCKRFEDLRFYEAVVRLPLQKAQALDPGCNACNDQTDLAARECALSEREQCYEIIISALRSLKGDVSLKEFGSPMKPAASRAIPDMATRSKYISQIVQLGVQSPDKIFHNYLYRSMIDLGLDNELLEYGGPDLVPFLQNAGRHPIQEVRAVSALTAGASPIGQSGAVGATNEAKYFDLLARYYVMKRQHLLAAHVLLRLAGRRSSDPGDVLTLEERCQYLSNAVLQAKNANSSKGLAGSTPDTLDNGLLEQLEGKLAVLRFQMKIKEELEALASRIESVASTSDSVQNEMMTDNDLAANSIISNTARQKAKELSLELKTITQLYNEYAVPFELWEICLEMLYFANYSSDGNTSIIRETWARLIDQTLSTGGIAEACSVLKRVGVNIYPGDGGGIPLESLCLHLEKAALERSESGVESIGNDDVARALIAVCKGATEPVLNAYDQLLLNGAILPSPKLRLRLLQSVLVVLHEWAMSISSQTVGRSATAASLVLAGKYSLDQIAIFNQGVRDKIAIAANRYMTEVRRLALPQNQTEAVYRGFKELEESLVSSFSFSQF; encoded by the exons ATGGCATTGGATGAGGACGTCGTCCTGCGCGATGTCACCAATGCTGGTGTTGTCATCACTGACCGCATTGCCAGAGAAGTTGCCACCCAACTTGATCTGGAGGAATCGCTGGAAGCTTCAAGATACGCTACTGATCCCTATACAACCCACCCCAGGGAG TGGCCTCCTCTAGTGGAAGTGGTGGATACTTGGGAGTTACCTCCAGTGCTCATAGAAAGATATAATGCTGCTGGTGGGGAAGGAACTGCCTTATGTGGAATATTTCCAGAGATACGAAGAGCTTGGGCATCTGTTGAcaattctttatttctttggcGATTTGACAAGCG GGATGGTCAATGTCCTGAGTTTAATGTGGAGGAGCAAGCCATCTGTGCTGTTGGGCTAACCAAATCCAAGCCTGGTGTTTTTGTTGAGGCAATACAATATCTTTTGATTCTAGCTACACCAGCAGAG TTGATTCTTGTAGGAGTATGCTCTTCTGGTGGTGCTGATGGGATGGATCCGTATGCAGAGGTTTCGCTCCAGCCTTTGCCAGAGTATACCATTGCGTCAGATGGGGTCACTATGACTTGCATCACTTGCACTGACAAAGGAAGAATTTTTTTGGCTGGTCGTGATGGCAACATTTACGAGCTTCATTACACATCTGGTTCTGGTTGGCAAAAGCGATGTCGTAAAATTTGCCTTACTTCTGGTTTAGGAGGTGTGATATCAAG ATGGGTTGTGCCAAATGTATTCAAGTTTGGAGCTGTTGATCCCATTGTTGAAATGATCTATGATAGTGAAAGATGCATTTTATATACAAGAACTGAGGAAATGAAAGTCCAAGTATTTGTGTTGGGATCCAATGGTGACGGACCGCTTAAGAAAGtagcagaagaaagaaatttgatcaATCAGAGAAATGGATCTTATGGAAGTAGACAGACAAAAGGACCCAGAGCTATGAGTCGATCACCAATGCCATCTATTGTCTGCATATCACTCTTATCTACACTTGAATCAAAGTCATTGCACCTTCTAGCGGTTTTATCAGATGGTAGAAGGATGTATTTAACCACTTCACCATCAAATGGAAACATGGGTGCATATAATTCCAGCCTTCAGACGCCAAGTTGTTTAAAAGTTGTGGCTACAAGGCCTTCTCCTCCTCTAGGTGTTGGCGGAGGACTTACATTTGGTGCCAACTCTATTTCTGGTAGACCTCAAAATGAAGAGCTGTTGCCGAAGGTCGAGACAGCATTTTACTCTGCTGGGACTCTAGTTCTCTCTGATTCATCACCACCAACTATATCTTCACTTCTCCTTGTGAGCAAGGATCCTGTAGCACAATCTTCCATGTCTGGTACTTCAGCCTTAAATGCAAGGACTTCTTTTGCTTTAAGGGAAATTGTTTATTCTCTTCCTGTTGAAGGTCGAATGCTTTTTGTAGCAGATGTTTTGCCCTTACCAGATGCTGCATCCACTATGCAATCTTTATATTCACAGATTGAATTTGGGGTATCAGATTTACCAGACGAGCATAGTGAAAAAGCAGTTGGAAAACTATGGGCGAGAGGAGACCTATCTACCCAACACATATTACCTAGAAGGAGACTTGTTGTATTCAGTACCATGGGCATGATGGATATTGCTTTCAACAGGCCTGTGGATATTTTGAGAAGGTTGTTCGAGTCTAATTCACCAAGATCGATTTTAGAAGACTTCTTCAAAAGGTTTGGAGCTGGTGAAGCGGCTGCCATGTGTCTAATGTTGGCTTCAAGGATTGTCCACTGTGAAAGTCTCATAACCAATGTTATTGCAGACAAGGCAGGTGAAGCTTTTGAGGATCCAAGAATTGTTGGGATGCCTCAGCTTGGAGGCAATACTGCTGTGTCAGACACAAGAACTGCTGCTGGTGGGTTTAGCATGGGTCAGGTTGCTGAGGAGGCTGTGCCAGTATTTTCAGGTGCACATGAAGGGCTCTGCTTGTGTTCATCAAGGTTGCTTTTTCCACTCTGGGAACTTCCTGTCGTGGCTCTTAAAGGTATATCAGATTCTACAACTACTTCACACAATGGACTAGTTGTTTGTAGACTTTCTGCTGGAGCCATGCAAATCCTTGAGAATAAGCTCCGTGCTCTTGAAAAGTTCCTAAGGTCGAGAAGGAACCAGAGAAGAGGTCTTTACGGTTGTGTAGCTGGCTTGGGAGATGTTACTGGTTCTATTCTTTACGGTAGTGGTTCAGATCTTGTATCTAGTGATCGGAATATGGTAAAAAGCATTTTTGGTGCATACACAAGAAACATGGAATCTGCTGGGACTGGAACTTCTAACAAAAGGCAAAGATTACCTTACAGTCCTGCTGAGTTGGCGGCCATGGAg GTTAGGGCAATGGAGTGTATTAGGCAATTGCTGCTTAGATCTGCTGAAGCTTTATTTTTGCTTCAGCTTCTTTCTCAACATCACTTAACACGCTTGGTTCAGGGCTTGGATGATAGTTTTAGGCAGGCAATAGCTCAATTGACTTTTAATCAGCTTGTTTGTTCATCAGAGGGTGATAATCTTGCTACAAGACTTATATCTGCTCTAATGCAG TACTATACTGGTCCTGATGGCAGGGGAACTGTAGATGACATTAGTGGGAGGTTAAGGGAAGGTTGTCCAAGCTACTTTAAAGAGTCCgactataaatttttcttagcCGTGGAATGTCTGGAGAGAGCTGCTGTAGCTCTTGACCCAATGGAGAAAGAGAATCTTGCTAGGGAAGCCTTTAATTGTTTGAGTAAAATCCCTGAGTCTGCAGATTTACGAACTGTATGCAAACGTTTTGAGGATTTAAG ATTCTATGAAGCAGTGGTTCGTTTGCCTCTGCAGAAAGCCCAGGCTCTTGACCCTGGATGCAATGCTTGTAATGATCAAACTGATTTGGCTGCTCGAGAATGTGCACTTTCCGAGCGTGAACAGTGCtatgaaataattataagtGCTCTACGTTCTCTAAAAGGTGATGTCTCACTGAAGGAATTTGGGTCTCCTATGAAGCCTGCTGCTTCAAGGGCCATTCCTGATATGGCAACACGTAGTAAATATATATCCCAGATTGTTCAGCTTGGAGTCCAATCCCCTGACAAAATTTTCCATAATTACTTATATCGGTCTATGATTGATTTGGGGCTTGACAATGAATTGTTAGAGTACGGAGGACCAGATTTGGTACCGTTCCTACAAAATGCTGGACGGCATCCCATACAAGAg GTTCGAGCTGTCTCAGCTCTAACAGCTGGGGCTTCTCCAATTGGTCAATCTGGAGCAGTTGGTGCGACAAATGAAGCCAAGTATTTTGATCTTTTAGCTCGATATTATGTTATGAAGCGGCAACATTTGCTTGCTGCTCATGTGCTGCTAAGACTAGCTGGTAGACGCTCATCTGACCCTGGGGATGTTCTTACTTTAGAGGAAAG GTGCCAATACTTGAGCAATGCAGTTTTACAAGCAAAAAATGCAAACAGTAGCAAGGGTTTGGCAGGTTCTACCCCTGATACTTTAGACAATGGATTGCTTGAACAGCTCGAAGGGAAACTTGCTGTTCTTCGTTTCCAGATGAAAATCAAGGAGGAGCTGGAGGCTTTAGCTTCAAGAATAGAATCCGTGGCTAGTACATCTGATTCAGtccaaaatgaaatgatgacAGATAATGATTTGGCTGCTAATTCCATTATTTCGAACACTGCTCGGCAAAAGGCTAAAGAACTATCATTGGAGTTAAAGACTATAACTCAGCTATATAACGAATATGCTGTTCCATTTGAGCTATGGGAG ATATGTTTGGAAATGCTGTACTTTGCAAACTATTCTTCTGATGGCAATACTAGTATTATCAGAGAAACTTGGGCAAGATTAATTGACCAAACTCTTTCTACGGGCGGCATTGCTGAAGCTTGTTCAGTACTTAAAAGGGTTGGCGTCAACATTTACCCTGGTGATGGAGGTGGAATACCTTTGGAGTCTCTTTGTCTTCACCTTGAGAAGGCTGCATTG GAGAGATCAGAATCAGGTGTTGAATCTATTGGGAACGATGATGTTGCAAGAGCCCTTATTGCTGTTTGCAAGGGTGCAACTGAGCCAGTGTTGAATGCTTATGATCAATTGTTGTTGAATGGTGCAATTCTACCGTCACCCAAACTCAGGTTACGCCTCCTCCAATCTGTGTTAGTGGTACTCCATGAGTGGGCTATGTCAATATCTTCACAGACTGTGGGTAGAAGTGCAACTGCAGCGTCTCTAGTTCTTGCTGGAAAATACTCTTTGGATCAAATAGCTATTTTCAACCAAGGGGTTCGGGACAAGATAGCCATCGCTGCTAACAG ATATATGACTGAGGTTCGTAGGTTAGCGCTCCCACAAAACCAAACTGAGGCTGTCTATCGAGGCTTTAAGGAGCTTGAAGAGTCACTAGTTagttccttttcttttagtcaattttga
- the LOC101212476 gene encoding nuclear pore complex protein NUP155 isoform X2, which translates to MDPYAEVSLQPLPEYTIASDGVTMTCITCTDKGRIFLAGRDGNIYELHYTSGSGWQKRCRKICLTSGLGGVISRWVVPNVFKFGAVDPIVEMIYDSERCILYTRTEEMKVQVFVLGSNGDGPLKKVAEERNLINQRNGSYGSRQTKGPRAMSRSPMPSIVCISLLSTLESKSLHLLAVLSDGRRMYLTTSPSNGNMGAYNSSLQTPSCLKVVATRPSPPLGVGGGLTFGANSISGRPQNEELLPKVETAFYSAGTLVLSDSSPPTISSLLLVSKDPVAQSSMSGTSALNARTSFALREIVYSLPVEGRMLFVADVLPLPDAASTMQSLYSQIEFGVSDLPDEHSEKAVGKLWARGDLSTQHILPRRRLVVFSTMGMMDIAFNRPVDILRRLFESNSPRSILEDFFKRFGAGEAAAMCLMLASRIVHCESLITNVIADKAGEAFEDPRIVGMPQLGGNTAVSDTRTAAGGFSMGQVAEEAVPVFSGAHEGLCLCSSRLLFPLWELPVVALKGISDSTTTSHNGLVVCRLSAGAMQILENKLRALEKFLRSRRNQRRGLYGCVAGLGDVTGSILYGSGSDLVSSDRNMVKSIFGAYTRNMESAGTGTSNKRQRLPYSPAELAAMEVRAMECIRQLLLRSAEALFLLQLLSQHHLTRLVQGLDDSFRQAIAQLTFNQLVCSSEGDNLATRLISALMQYYTGPDGRGTVDDISGRLREGCPSYFKESDYKFFLAVECLERAAVALDPMEKENLAREAFNCLSKIPESADLRTVCKRFEDLRFYEAVVRLPLQKAQALDPGCNACNDQTDLAARECALSEREQCYEIIISALRSLKGDVSLKEFGSPMKPAASRAIPDMATRSKYISQIVQLGVQSPDKIFHNYLYRSMIDLGLDNELLEYGGPDLVPFLQNAGRHPIQEVRAVSALTAGASPIGQSGAVGATNEAKYFDLLARYYVMKRQHLLAAHVLLRLAGRRSSDPGDVLTLEERCQYLSNAVLQAKNANSSKGLAGSTPDTLDNGLLEQLEGKLAVLRFQMKIKEELEALASRIESVASTSDSVQNEMMTDNDLAANSIISNTARQKAKELSLELKTITQLYNEYAVPFELWEICLEMLYFANYSSDGNTSIIRETWARLIDQTLSTGGIAEACSVLKRVGVNIYPGDGGGIPLESLCLHLEKAALERSESGVESIGNDDVARALIAVCKGATEPVLNAYDQLLLNGAILPSPKLRLRLLQSVLVVLHEWAMSISSQTVGRSATAASLVLAGKYSLDQIAIFNQGVRDKIAIAANRYMTEVRRLALPQNQTEAVYRGFKELEESLVSSFSFSQF; encoded by the exons ATGGATCCGTATGCAGAGGTTTCGCTCCAGCCTTTGCCAGAGTATACCATTGCGTCAGATGGGGTCACTATGACTTGCATCACTTGCACTGACAAAGGAAGAATTTTTTTGGCTGGTCGTGATGGCAACATTTACGAGCTTCATTACACATCTGGTTCTGGTTGGCAAAAGCGATGTCGTAAAATTTGCCTTACTTCTGGTTTAGGAGGTGTGATATCAAG ATGGGTTGTGCCAAATGTATTCAAGTTTGGAGCTGTTGATCCCATTGTTGAAATGATCTATGATAGTGAAAGATGCATTTTATATACAAGAACTGAGGAAATGAAAGTCCAAGTATTTGTGTTGGGATCCAATGGTGACGGACCGCTTAAGAAAGtagcagaagaaagaaatttgatcaATCAGAGAAATGGATCTTATGGAAGTAGACAGACAAAAGGACCCAGAGCTATGAGTCGATCACCAATGCCATCTATTGTCTGCATATCACTCTTATCTACACTTGAATCAAAGTCATTGCACCTTCTAGCGGTTTTATCAGATGGTAGAAGGATGTATTTAACCACTTCACCATCAAATGGAAACATGGGTGCATATAATTCCAGCCTTCAGACGCCAAGTTGTTTAAAAGTTGTGGCTACAAGGCCTTCTCCTCCTCTAGGTGTTGGCGGAGGACTTACATTTGGTGCCAACTCTATTTCTGGTAGACCTCAAAATGAAGAGCTGTTGCCGAAGGTCGAGACAGCATTTTACTCTGCTGGGACTCTAGTTCTCTCTGATTCATCACCACCAACTATATCTTCACTTCTCCTTGTGAGCAAGGATCCTGTAGCACAATCTTCCATGTCTGGTACTTCAGCCTTAAATGCAAGGACTTCTTTTGCTTTAAGGGAAATTGTTTATTCTCTTCCTGTTGAAGGTCGAATGCTTTTTGTAGCAGATGTTTTGCCCTTACCAGATGCTGCATCCACTATGCAATCTTTATATTCACAGATTGAATTTGGGGTATCAGATTTACCAGACGAGCATAGTGAAAAAGCAGTTGGAAAACTATGGGCGAGAGGAGACCTATCTACCCAACACATATTACCTAGAAGGAGACTTGTTGTATTCAGTACCATGGGCATGATGGATATTGCTTTCAACAGGCCTGTGGATATTTTGAGAAGGTTGTTCGAGTCTAATTCACCAAGATCGATTTTAGAAGACTTCTTCAAAAGGTTTGGAGCTGGTGAAGCGGCTGCCATGTGTCTAATGTTGGCTTCAAGGATTGTCCACTGTGAAAGTCTCATAACCAATGTTATTGCAGACAAGGCAGGTGAAGCTTTTGAGGATCCAAGAATTGTTGGGATGCCTCAGCTTGGAGGCAATACTGCTGTGTCAGACACAAGAACTGCTGCTGGTGGGTTTAGCATGGGTCAGGTTGCTGAGGAGGCTGTGCCAGTATTTTCAGGTGCACATGAAGGGCTCTGCTTGTGTTCATCAAGGTTGCTTTTTCCACTCTGGGAACTTCCTGTCGTGGCTCTTAAAGGTATATCAGATTCTACAACTACTTCACACAATGGACTAGTTGTTTGTAGACTTTCTGCTGGAGCCATGCAAATCCTTGAGAATAAGCTCCGTGCTCTTGAAAAGTTCCTAAGGTCGAGAAGGAACCAGAGAAGAGGTCTTTACGGTTGTGTAGCTGGCTTGGGAGATGTTACTGGTTCTATTCTTTACGGTAGTGGTTCAGATCTTGTATCTAGTGATCGGAATATGGTAAAAAGCATTTTTGGTGCATACACAAGAAACATGGAATCTGCTGGGACTGGAACTTCTAACAAAAGGCAAAGATTACCTTACAGTCCTGCTGAGTTGGCGGCCATGGAg GTTAGGGCAATGGAGTGTATTAGGCAATTGCTGCTTAGATCTGCTGAAGCTTTATTTTTGCTTCAGCTTCTTTCTCAACATCACTTAACACGCTTGGTTCAGGGCTTGGATGATAGTTTTAGGCAGGCAATAGCTCAATTGACTTTTAATCAGCTTGTTTGTTCATCAGAGGGTGATAATCTTGCTACAAGACTTATATCTGCTCTAATGCAG TACTATACTGGTCCTGATGGCAGGGGAACTGTAGATGACATTAGTGGGAGGTTAAGGGAAGGTTGTCCAAGCTACTTTAAAGAGTCCgactataaatttttcttagcCGTGGAATGTCTGGAGAGAGCTGCTGTAGCTCTTGACCCAATGGAGAAAGAGAATCTTGCTAGGGAAGCCTTTAATTGTTTGAGTAAAATCCCTGAGTCTGCAGATTTACGAACTGTATGCAAACGTTTTGAGGATTTAAG ATTCTATGAAGCAGTGGTTCGTTTGCCTCTGCAGAAAGCCCAGGCTCTTGACCCTGGATGCAATGCTTGTAATGATCAAACTGATTTGGCTGCTCGAGAATGTGCACTTTCCGAGCGTGAACAGTGCtatgaaataattataagtGCTCTACGTTCTCTAAAAGGTGATGTCTCACTGAAGGAATTTGGGTCTCCTATGAAGCCTGCTGCTTCAAGGGCCATTCCTGATATGGCAACACGTAGTAAATATATATCCCAGATTGTTCAGCTTGGAGTCCAATCCCCTGACAAAATTTTCCATAATTACTTATATCGGTCTATGATTGATTTGGGGCTTGACAATGAATTGTTAGAGTACGGAGGACCAGATTTGGTACCGTTCCTACAAAATGCTGGACGGCATCCCATACAAGAg GTTCGAGCTGTCTCAGCTCTAACAGCTGGGGCTTCTCCAATTGGTCAATCTGGAGCAGTTGGTGCGACAAATGAAGCCAAGTATTTTGATCTTTTAGCTCGATATTATGTTATGAAGCGGCAACATTTGCTTGCTGCTCATGTGCTGCTAAGACTAGCTGGTAGACGCTCATCTGACCCTGGGGATGTTCTTACTTTAGAGGAAAG GTGCCAATACTTGAGCAATGCAGTTTTACAAGCAAAAAATGCAAACAGTAGCAAGGGTTTGGCAGGTTCTACCCCTGATACTTTAGACAATGGATTGCTTGAACAGCTCGAAGGGAAACTTGCTGTTCTTCGTTTCCAGATGAAAATCAAGGAGGAGCTGGAGGCTTTAGCTTCAAGAATAGAATCCGTGGCTAGTACATCTGATTCAGtccaaaatgaaatgatgacAGATAATGATTTGGCTGCTAATTCCATTATTTCGAACACTGCTCGGCAAAAGGCTAAAGAACTATCATTGGAGTTAAAGACTATAACTCAGCTATATAACGAATATGCTGTTCCATTTGAGCTATGGGAG ATATGTTTGGAAATGCTGTACTTTGCAAACTATTCTTCTGATGGCAATACTAGTATTATCAGAGAAACTTGGGCAAGATTAATTGACCAAACTCTTTCTACGGGCGGCATTGCTGAAGCTTGTTCAGTACTTAAAAGGGTTGGCGTCAACATTTACCCTGGTGATGGAGGTGGAATACCTTTGGAGTCTCTTTGTCTTCACCTTGAGAAGGCTGCATTG GAGAGATCAGAATCAGGTGTTGAATCTATTGGGAACGATGATGTTGCAAGAGCCCTTATTGCTGTTTGCAAGGGTGCAACTGAGCCAGTGTTGAATGCTTATGATCAATTGTTGTTGAATGGTGCAATTCTACCGTCACCCAAACTCAGGTTACGCCTCCTCCAATCTGTGTTAGTGGTACTCCATGAGTGGGCTATGTCAATATCTTCACAGACTGTGGGTAGAAGTGCAACTGCAGCGTCTCTAGTTCTTGCTGGAAAATACTCTTTGGATCAAATAGCTATTTTCAACCAAGGGGTTCGGGACAAGATAGCCATCGCTGCTAACAG ATATATGACTGAGGTTCGTAGGTTAGCGCTCCCACAAAACCAAACTGAGGCTGTCTATCGAGGCTTTAAGGAGCTTGAAGAGTCACTAGTTagttccttttcttttagtcaattttga